The following nucleotide sequence is from uncultured Draconibacterium sp..
CTGAGTTGTAAGTTAATTTTAGTAACAATTCCAGATGATCATATGTTTATGATTTTCTTCAATTTACCATTAAATTATTCAATGTTGCCGCAAAGGTATTTCTGAAATTATTTTAGCATTAACGAGCGCTTATGATACATATCATATGAGTAACATTGAGGAGAAAGTCACGTATATCGATTGAAAAGCAAAATCGTTACATTTTGTTAGAATAATATGCCGTAGGGTTAACAAAACAATAAAGAATTGCTGCTTTATGGTTAATTAAGAAATTTCATGAGATTGATAAAACTTCAATTCTGTATTTTTGTTTAAGGATTAGAAATATAAATATTATGCGAAAAAAATCTGCTCCCTCAAAACAGACTAAAAGAGATCGCCGGGATATGATTCAATACATTAATCTGCAGTTGGCCGCATTAGGGCAACCAACGTTTAATGACGATTCAGACTCAGGCACTAAATATGCCAATTCAAAATTTCAGGCATTAACCGAAGGCCTGGTAAAAAGTTTTCAGGAAAAATCGCGTTTGCTGAGCGAACACATGTCGCCGGCAGATGCCCGTATTCAGAACTTTATTGATGATTACCTGAAAGAAATTGAATTTAAAAAACCGTATCGTTTACCCAATAATACGTTGGTATTAAACCAGAAGAAAATGGCACGCGAGTTAAGTTTGCCGCCCAACGGTACCGAGTTTAAAAGTGATTTGTTGAGTTCGTATCGATTAAAGCAGGGGATTTTGAACAATCCTGCCAAAGATAAACGAACAACAAAAGGAACTTTTCATATTGTGCGTGGCGGACTTCCGGTTCCTCTCGACAAAAAAGAAGTACCAAAAACAACTTTTGCACACCTGTTACATGCAGCTGTTAATCCAACTGATGAGTTGATGACCTTGCCGTTTACTTCGGCGCAGGACGAACGGGCAAAAGTAATTGTTTCGTTATTACTGCGCCCTGTGGTTTGTCCTGAAGTACCTGGAATTGTTAACGAAAAGAGTATGGAAGTGCGCTTTTTTGCGCCCGGCAGTTTAGTTAGTAACCTCGACTTTGTGGAGACCATTTTTGGTAATGCCGGCGACCCGAACCTGGCAGTAAACGATGCAGCACTCGATGTTGAGCACTGGACCGGGCACACCGGATGTATAATATTAGCACCACACCTTACTAAATTAAAAAAGAAAGATGTTGGTCTTCCACACTACGATGACGCTTCTGAACGTCAGAAACGCGAAGGAATGTGCTGGAAAGATGAAAATGAGTTATACAACGATGGCGGTGCATTTAAGATTACCTGCCGCGATGACAGGGGAGTTGTTGTTACCCTGATTGCCGATAACTATTTTGGTTACTCGAAAAAAGAAATTAAAACGCAGATAAGCTACTCAGCCAATCTTTATGGTTTGGTGGAAGAGGAGCACGCCGGAGGCGCCATCGCTTTTCCGCGCGGGAATATGAGCGACAGTGTTTTTGGTGCTCATTTCACTAAAAAGTTTGATCAGCCTTACTCGTTTGATGAAGCTAAAAAACTGCTAGGCAGCCGCATTGAGGTTCAGGAAGGAAATTATGCGATCGATAAAAAATATCCGGATGTAGTTTATATACCTGAAAATGCCGACATTGATGTGGAGAAAAGTTCGGTTAGCTGGAAATACAAAAATAAAGATTACAGCTTAAAACTATCGCCAAACAAAGTTTATGTACATCCAACCGGGCACAAATTTCAGTTGGTAAAACATCCAACTCAGGCACTTTGGCGTATAATCGATACGGCTCCCGAGGGAATGTTCTGCCATAAACCAAGTACCGTTTCAGGAGGCGGAAAATCAGAGATCTCCAAGTCGATGCAAAATGCCATAAAATTCGGATCTTTCTATATCGAAAACCTTGAGTTGGTGGAAAATATGGTGGATGAAATCATTAATAAAGACTACTCGGACCGGTGGAAAAATGTTCGTCCTGATGCGGACCCGTCACGTTCGTTCCTTAGTAAAGAACGTACTTTAGGATCGGCTGTAAAATTGTTAACTCCTTCCGATCAATACAGCGACGAGTATAATAAATTCCTAAAAGATTTGCCTGACAATGTTCGCACGCTGGCATTTTTTGTAAAACGCCACTATCGCGGAAACGAAGAACGAGGATTGAAATGGCGCGAGTTGTTTAATGTTGAAATTGTAAATGGCCGCCCCGGAAATGTGTTGCGTTACAAACACAACCCAATTACGGCAAGTTATGTGCGTATTGGTTTTAACGAAGAAGGCCGCTGGTATTTACATAAACTGCGTTCTGATTTTGTTCCGTCGATGAAAATTCAAACAGAAGATGATATTTCGGCCACCATTACGGTACCGTCGAACATGTTGAAAGATTTGAATAAGGAATACGATAACCCGAGTGTGAAACTGGTAGCTAACTGTGAAAGTTATTTGTTCCAGCGCCCGGATGAAGCGGTAATAAGAGGTTACGATAAAGAAGCCGAAAAGGAAATTGTGGACAACAATACTTTCCTTACTAATTATGAACCTTTATCGCGCGAGAACGCCATAGAGCTGATTGACGATGCTATTAGCTTTGAGAAATATACTAAACCGGTAAAAAACTTTATTAAAGAAGTGGCTGCCGGAGATGGCGACAATTATTTCGTTACTCCTTCTCATCCACGAATTGTAGATGGCGAGCCAACGAAAAATCCACGTTATTTGCAACGTAACATTTTTAAAGAAGAAACACAGGATGCATACCTTGGCGAAATTGGTGTGCGTTTGTATCGTAAAATAAAAGACAAAGATCCTGTGGTATGGCCGGTAAATGCTGTTTTACCCGGACGAAGAAACAACCCTGCAGACAAAAAAGCGGGCATTCGCCCATTGGCAGTTTACAACCCGATACATTACCAGGAGTTGCCTGAATTGTTTATGGATTTTATTGCAAGTATCACTGGAAAGTCGCCGTCAACAACGGGTGCCGGACTGGAAGGTGCGCTTACAAAAGGGCCGTTTAACATGTTGGTGCCAACCACCGATTTGAACAACGCCTTGTTGTCGTATATTCTTACCGAATACCAGGGATTTAGTTCGGCAGCCGGTTATATTGGTTCCGAGAACCGTTTTGATCATGATATCAGTATTCTTATTCCTGAGATTTGGGCACGTTTGGTTCCTGAAGATCGCGATCCGAAAAAACTGATTGAAAATGGTTGTTTGGAAAAACTCGAAGATTTTGAATACGAAGGGAAGAAAGTTTTGGCAAGCCGATTAGGCTACCGAATTACCGAAAATTTTGCTTTCCGTTGTATGAACCGTTTGTTCGACGAACCCTTGGCAGTTTTTAACCAACGCATGTTAAAACCCGAGCTTCAGGGAATGGAAGATTATGTTGACGGTATAAATAATATTACCGAAGCAATGCAACGTGCTGCGCTCCCATTTTTCGAAGATGGAAGTGTTGAGGCAGCTATTCCGCCGCTGAAGGTATTATTGCATGTTATGGCTTATGGTCATTACGAAGGTAAGGATATAAGTGATCCGGAATTGCGCAAAATGTTTGAACGGGAAGAGGTGCTCAAAAGCGATTGGTACAAAGCCCGTTTAAAACTGAAGCAAGATAAGGAAATGGCATTTCTTGTGGAGCAAATTGGTTATCTCGAGGACTTTAGAAACAACGAGAATAATGCAGCACTGGTAGCCGAAATGGATATTGACGGTCGATTGAAAAAAGCAAAAGAACGCTTAAAATATGTAGAATCGAAACAATATCTGAAAGAGCTGGTTGGTACAATTGGTGTCGATCCGCTGTGTAAAAAGTAATTATAATATTCAAATAGAAAATAGGGATTCCGGTTGTGTATAACGATCGGAATCTTTTTTTATCCTTTTTTTCAAAAAAAAATGTAACTATCCGTTTTCAGCTTTACTAAATAGAAAAATACACTGGAAAGTGACGAAAGAAGAGAAGTTTAACAAAATTGTATCTGAAAATAGCGAGCGGATCCGCAATATCTGCAGGTACTACAATTCAAATGGCGAAGATCAGAAAGATATGTACCAGGAGGTGCTAGTAAATATCTGGAAAAGTCTCGACAGTTTCAGGGGTGATTCAGCAATGAGTACCTGGGTTTACCGGGTGACTGTAAACACGTCGTTAACATATACCGGAAAGGCTTTCAGACATATGAAATTGATGGTAAACAGCGACACAACCAACCTGAACTCCATTCTCGATGATGAAAACCTGAAACAAAAACTGGCTGAGGAAAAGCTGCTTGATCGCATGCAGCTTGAGCTTAATCAGCTGTCGGTAATCGATAAAGCATTGATATCGCTGATGCTCGAAGGGCTGTCGATGAAAGAGATTGCCGAGGTTATTGGTATTACCGAGCCAAATGTAAAGGTGAAGATTCATCGAATTAAATCGCAATTAAAAGAAAAGCTGAAAGGAGAACAATTATGACCGCACATGAATTTGATACCAACCTGAGTAAATTAACCGGGAAACTGAAAAAGGAAGACAGACAGTATGCCACTATAGTAAAAGCAATTCAGATTTTTTACTGGATTTTTATTCCTTTGTTTATAGTGCGTACGATTAGGTACTACACAGATTCGCATAGCATCAACGATTTAATAAGTGGTGTTGCATTAGTAATAGGATTTTTGATAATTGCACTCACGTTTCGTAAATATTACAAAGAGTACCAATATGTTGATTATTCATTGCCCACACTCGAAATGCTGAAAAAGGCTGCATATCGTTACCAGCCTTTTCAGAAAAGGGGATTATGGATTATTCCGGGCTTGTTATTGATGGATATGGGTTTAACTTTTGAAGGCTTTGGTGAAGGCAAATCTGTACTCGACTCCCAAATATTTTTTCTTGGATCGATATTATTTGGAGTTGTAATCGGACTGGTGATTTGGTATTTTAAATACAAACCATTACGCGACAAAATTCTAGAAATGGTTAAAGAAATTGAGCATTAATCCGATGTAAAAAAATTTTGGAAACAGGTAAGTTTATTCAGCGCAATAAATGCCAAAATATTATTGAAATAGATTTTTTATGAATTTAGGAGATTTAAAAACTGATAGCTTTTCAAGTTTATAAATCTCCTAAAATTTTTAATAGCCTGCCGCCTGTCCGTCTTTTCTCGATTCGGAAGCCCCGTAATATACTTTGTTTTCTTTATCCCACATTATCGCCTGGTAACCACCGTAAGGTCCAAGTGCATATCCAATGCGGTGTCCCTTGCTCATTAGTTCGCGAATAGTTTGGTATTCAAATCCACTCTCCAGTGAAACGCGTCCGCCGTCGTTCATTTTTTCGCCGGTCGGCTGGCTCGATCCGTCGTGGCTGATACGTGGTGCATCGCCTGCTTCCTGCAGATTCATTCCAAAGTCGATCAGGTTGCAAACAATCTGAACATGTCCTTGTGGTTGCATGGCACCACCCATTAATCCAAAACTAATGTATGGTTCGCCATCTTTTGTTATAAATGCCGGAATAATAGTATGGAACGGGCGCTTGTGTGGTTCGTAAACATTCATGTGGTCTTCTTCCAGTGCAAAGAGTTCTCCACGGTCTTGTAGGATAAATCCAAGTTTTCCCGGCGTCATTCCCGAGCCCATTCCGCGGTAATTACTTTGAATTAGCGAAACCATGTTGCCGTCTTTATCAGCAGTGGTCAGATAGATTGTGTTCCCTTGTTCCAGTTCGCCGGCAGGATAGGAGCGCGCTGCACGATTTTCGTTAATCAGTGCTGCTCTTTCTTTTCCGTATTCTTTCGAGATCAGTTCATCAATTGGCAAGTCGTTGAAATCCATATCGGAATAATATTTCGCACGATCTTCGTAAGCCAGCTTTTTTGCCTCAATAAAATGATGCATGTATTCTGGTGAGCCAAAACCCATGCTCGCAATATCGTAGTTCTCCAGTATGTTTAACATCTGTAGTACCGCAGTTCCCTGTCCGTTTGGAGGTAGCTCCCAAACATCGTATCCGCGGTAGTTGGTTGAAATAGGTTCTACCCACTCTGAGTGATGGTCTTCAAAGTCTTTCATGCTTAAAAAACCGCCCTGTTCACGAACATATTCTACAATCTTTTCGGCAATCTCACCTTTGTAAAATACATCTCGGCCCTGTTCTGCAATCAATTTAAAGGTGTTGGCCAGGTATGGATTTTTAAATACTTCACCTTTTAGGGGAGCTTTTCCATCGGGCATAAAAATCTCTTCAAATCCCGGGTACTGACTTAAAAAGGTGCTGCGCCCCCAGTAATAAGCAATAAGTTCGGTTAGCGGGAATCCGTTTTCGGCATACGATATAGCAGGATCCAAGACTTCTTTCATTGGCAGGCTGCCAAATTTATTGTGTAGTTCGAACCAGCCGTCAACACAACCCGGCACTGAAACCGGAAGGGGGCCGTATGACGGAATTTTTTCATAACCGTTTTCCTTAAAATAGTCGAGTGTTAATTCGTAAGGCGATCGACCGCTGGCATTTAAGCCGTACAGTTTTTTTGTTTTTGCATCCCAAACAATGGCAAACAAGTCGCCGCCCATGCCGTTTCCGGTGGGTTCTACCAAACCCAGAACCGTATTGGCTGCAATGGCTGCATCGATGGCATTTCCGCCGGCTTTTAAAATGTCAAGCGCCGCTTGTGTGGCCAGCGGCTGGCTGGTACACGCCATTCCGTTTTGTGCGATTACTTCGCTGCGTGTGGCAAAAGTAAGTCCTGTAATTCGGTCTTGTGCAATTAATTGAAAGGCTAAAACAATGGTAAAGAGTGACAATGCAATTTTTTTCATGTTGTGAAAGAATGATTTAAATAAAAGGTTTTAACGAAAGCTCTAATTTAAGAAAATTTTATTGCATCAAATTCTTGTTTATTCAGGCTAAACTATGAACTTTAAACCCTGAACGATGAACTCAAGTATGGAACGATTTCTCTCGCAATGCGCTAAATTTATTTATCAAAAACATCAAAACGAGTTAAAAGATCTGTGTGTGGTTTTTCCTAATCGAAGAGCCGGCGTATTTTTTACTCATTATTTGCAGAAAACTGTTGATGGTGGGGCGATTGGTCCCAATACGACTACGATAAATGAATTGATGGCATCGTATTCGTCCATGCAAAAAGGCGAGAAACTACAGCTGATTTCTTTGCTTTACGATGTTTTTCTGAAGCATACTAAAACCACTGAAACTTTCGATGAATTCTACTTTTGGGGCGAGATATTGTTGGCTGACTTTAATGATATCGATCGATACCTGGTAAATGCCAAAGATCTGTTTACCAACGTTTCTGATTTAAAAGAAATCGAATCGGTTTTTGATTACCTCACTGATGAGCAGAAAAAGGCGCTGGAGCAATTTTGGGGAAGTATGGCCGTTGTGGACAAAAAAGGGTTCAAGGAAAAATACATATCGATTTGGGATAAGCTGTATCCGGTTTACAAAGACTTTAAGAAACAGCTGGCGGAAAAGCAATTGGCTTACCCTGGAATGCAGGATAGGGAAGTGGCTGAAAATCTGGATGATGAAAAAAATAATTTCCCGTACAAAAAATATTATATCGTAGGTTTAAATGCTCTGAACGCCTGCGAGAAACGATTTTTCAAACATCTGCAACAATTGGGGAAAGCTGAGTTTTTGTGGGATTATGATGAGTCGTATCTTGAGGATCAGCAAAATGAAGCCGGCTATTTCTTGCGAACAAATCTGCTGGAATTCCCGCAGCCTGAAGATTTTGAATTGGATGTGACGCAATTCAACAACCGGAAGAACATGAAAATGGTTGCTGTTTCGTCGGTTTACGGGCAGGCGCAGCAGGTGCCTAATTTTCTGGATGAAACAAAAAAGTCGTATAAAAAAGAGTTTGACAATACGGCGATTGTGTTGGCCGATGAAAGTCTGTTGTTTTCGGCCCTCGGCGCAGTACCCGCGAATATCGACAAGGTAAATGTTACCATGGGATATTCGGTGCGAAATTCGGTGGTTTACGGCTTTTTAATGTTGTTGGTAACCTTGCTGAAAAACAAACGAAAAGAAGACGATAATTTTGTAGCTTATTATCGTTATGTAACCGACGTGTTGAATCATCAGTTACTGGGTGAGACGGAAACGGATGCTTGCAAAGCATATATTAATCAATTGAAAAATAACAACCGTATAACTGTGCCGCTTGCTGATATTGACTTTTCGCCATTGCACAAACAAATATTTACACTGCCCGAAAAAACAGCAGATTACAGTGGCTACTTTTTAGATGTTCTTGCCGCGTTTTATCGTCATTTAAAAAATACCGAGGTTGACAATACCATGCTTTTGGAACTGATTTATTCTATTTATCAAGCCATTGAAAATTTAAAAGCTGTTGTTGATGACGTGTTAAGTGAGCAGCAGCGCGAAGTTAGTGAAGCCGTTTATTTCAGGCTGTTTTCGCAGTATCTGGGGCAGGTTTCTGTGGCTTTTGAAGGTGAACCGCTAAGCGGAATGCAAGTGATGGGAATTCTGGAGACCCGTTGTCTTGATTTTGAAAACCTGATTATTTTGGGATTAAACGAAAATAAATGGCCACGAAAATTCACGGCTCCGTCGTTTATTCCCTTTAATATTCGGTTGGGATTTGGTTTACCCGGCATCGACGAGCAAGACGCCATGTATGCCTATTATTTCTATCGGCTTATTCAGCGTGCAAAAAATATAACGGCTACATACAGTGTTGTGAAAGAAGGAATTGGAACGGGGGAATTGAGTCGTTACGGTTATCAGCTGCAATACGATTCGGTGCATAAACCTGATATGTTGAATCTCGATTTTTCATTTTCGAATGATCCCGTTGAGGAAATCCGCATAAAAAGTTCTAAAGAAATAGTAGCGAAACTACTGGCGAATAATTCGGAGGATCATCCGCTTTCGCCCAGTGCAATTAATACTTACCTCAGTTGTAAATTGAAATTCTACTATCAGTACGTAGTTCGTTTGCCCGAGCCCGAGGAGGTGAAAGAAGAGATTGATGGCGTTGTTTTTGGAAATATTTTTCACGATACACTTGAGGAATTGTACAAGCCTTATGTAGGCCGGGTGGTTGAGAAAAGTAATATTGAAAAAATACAGAAAGACCGTGTGTGGCTGGAAAACGAGGTGACTAAACAGATTGCCATACATTATTTAAAAAAGAAACTTCCGTTAAAAGGCGAAATCAAACTGGAGGGAAAAACTTTGCTGATTTTTGAAAATGCCATTACCTATTTGCGCCAACTATTAAAAATTGATAAGGATTTGGCGCCATTTACGGTGGTGAGCCTGGAGCAGCGCTACAAGCGGTGGATAAAAGCCGGCGACAATCAAATCTGTGTTGGTGGAATGATCGACCGCGTTGACCGGGCTGATGGCGTAACTCGCGTGCTCGATTATAAAACCGGGAATGTAAAGACAACAAGATTTTCGAAAGTTGAAGACCTTTTTGTGCGTGATGCAAAAGATCCTAAAAAGGAGATTTTGCAGGCTTTGATTTATTCGTGGGGATTGGCGACGGAAACCAATGCTGCAGAAATTCAGGCGGCCATTTACCCATTACGCAGCTTGTTTGCCGAGAATTTTAGGGCGGCAGTACAACTGAATTACAAAGACTTTTTCTTTGATGAAGTTGCTGAGGAGTTTGAAGTCGAATTGGCAGGATTAGTTGCCGAAATCTTTTCAGAACAAAATGTGTTTGCACAAACCGAACACGATAAAAAGTGTGAATACTGTGCGTATCGCGGAATCTGCAGAAGGTTTTGAGAAGCCTAGAGATCGAAGAGCGAAGCTTGAAGAGAGAGCCTGAAAACTGATTGCTGAGGCTGTAAACTAATAAACGGCCAGCCAGTCAAAAACCTTTTCTGTTTTTTTATAAATGCTTTCATTAGCTTCTTCGTCGTCGTATTCCAATGTGATGGTTGGAATATTACGCTCAACACCGCAGTAAGTTCCAAACGATCCGGGAGTAGGGTACCCCAGGTCAGCAATTACCGGATAATCGCAAAGTTCAGAGATTTTCTCCGCCAGTTCTTTTGCTGGTCCATCGTAGTTAACGCATTTTAATGGGGCATGCAGTGTTAGGATGATATCGGGTTTTAAGTCGCCTAATAATTCGGTCATTTGACGGGTTGTGATTTCTGAGGCGGCGTGTGTACCCGAGTAATATTCATCTTTTTCGGTCTCAATCCAGTTTTTAGTAGGGTAATTACGGTTTAAGTCTACACCATTATGGTTGCCCCGAACACCACGTTCTTTTCCCCAGGGATTCAGGCAGGGGATAAAATGTAAATGGTTATTAAGGTTTTCAAAATTACCACTCTCCAGGTATCTGTTGATTACAGATTCGCCCTGTGGTTCTTCTCCATGAAAAACACCAATAATTAGTATTGTTTTTGCGCTGGAATTGTTCGAGGGCTTTTTAATTAATTCAATTGTGTTGGTTGTGGTTGTGTCTTCCATAAATTAATCTTCTCCTAAATACTTTTTGTAAAGGTCGGGGCGCAATGTTTTTGTTCTTTCAATGGCCTGGTCGTGTTTCCAGTCTTCAACCAATTTGTCGTTGCCACTAAGTAAAACCTCGGGCACTTTCATCCCTTTATATTCAGCCGGGCGTGTATAAACAGGCGGACTTAACAGGTGGTCCTGAAACGAATCGGTGAGGGCGGAGGTTTCGTCGGAAAGCACTCCTGGTAAAAGGCGAACAACAGCATCGGTTATTATTGC
It contains:
- a CDS encoding RNA polymerase sigma factor; this encodes MTKEEKFNKIVSENSERIRNICRYYNSNGEDQKDMYQEVLVNIWKSLDSFRGDSAMSTWVYRVTVNTSLTYTGKAFRHMKLMVNSDTTNLNSILDDENLKQKLAEEKLLDRMQLELNQLSVIDKALISLMLEGLSMKEIAEVIGITEPNVKVKIHRIKSQLKEKLKGEQL
- the ggt gene encoding gamma-glutamyltransferase yields the protein MKKIALSLFTIVLAFQLIAQDRITGLTFATRSEVIAQNGMACTSQPLATQAALDILKAGGNAIDAAIAANTVLGLVEPTGNGMGGDLFAIVWDAKTKKLYGLNASGRSPYELTLDYFKENGYEKIPSYGPLPVSVPGCVDGWFELHNKFGSLPMKEVLDPAISYAENGFPLTELIAYYWGRSTFLSQYPGFEEIFMPDGKAPLKGEVFKNPYLANTFKLIAEQGRDVFYKGEIAEKIVEYVREQGGFLSMKDFEDHHSEWVEPISTNYRGYDVWELPPNGQGTAVLQMLNILENYDIASMGFGSPEYMHHFIEAKKLAYEDRAKYYSDMDFNDLPIDELISKEYGKERAALINENRAARSYPAGELEQGNTIYLTTADKDGNMVSLIQSNYRGMGSGMTPGKLGFILQDRGELFALEEDHMNVYEPHKRPFHTIIPAFITKDGEPYISFGLMGGAMQPQGHVQIVCNLIDFGMNLQEAGDAPRISHDGSSQPTGEKMNDGGRVSLESGFEYQTIRELMSKGHRIGYALGPYGGYQAIMWDKENKVYYGASESRKDGQAAGY
- a CDS encoding PD-(D/E)XK nuclease family protein, which gives rise to MNSSMERFLSQCAKFIYQKHQNELKDLCVVFPNRRAGVFFTHYLQKTVDGGAIGPNTTTINELMASYSSMQKGEKLQLISLLYDVFLKHTKTTETFDEFYFWGEILLADFNDIDRYLVNAKDLFTNVSDLKEIESVFDYLTDEQKKALEQFWGSMAVVDKKGFKEKYISIWDKLYPVYKDFKKQLAEKQLAYPGMQDREVAENLDDEKNNFPYKKYYIVGLNALNACEKRFFKHLQQLGKAEFLWDYDESYLEDQQNEAGYFLRTNLLEFPQPEDFELDVTQFNNRKNMKMVAVSSVYGQAQQVPNFLDETKKSYKKEFDNTAIVLADESLLFSALGAVPANIDKVNVTMGYSVRNSVVYGFLMLLVTLLKNKRKEDDNFVAYYRYVTDVLNHQLLGETETDACKAYINQLKNNNRITVPLADIDFSPLHKQIFTLPEKTADYSGYFLDVLAAFYRHLKNTEVDNTMLLELIYSIYQAIENLKAVVDDVLSEQQREVSEAVYFRLFSQYLGQVSVAFEGEPLSGMQVMGILETRCLDFENLIILGLNENKWPRKFTAPSFIPFNIRLGFGLPGIDEQDAMYAYYFYRLIQRAKNITATYSVVKEGIGTGELSRYGYQLQYDSVHKPDMLNLDFSFSNDPVEEIRIKSSKEIVAKLLANNSEDHPLSPSAINTYLSCKLKFYYQYVVRLPEPEEVKEEIDGVVFGNIFHDTLEELYKPYVGRVVEKSNIEKIQKDRVWLENEVTKQIAIHYLKKKLPLKGEIKLEGKTLLIFENAITYLRQLLKIDKDLAPFTVVSLEQRYKRWIKAGDNQICVGGMIDRVDRADGVTRVLDYKTGNVKTTRFSKVEDLFVRDAKDPKKEILQALIYSWGLATETNAAEIQAAIYPLRSLFAENFRAAVQLNYKDFFFDEVAEEFEVELAGLVAEIFSEQNVFAQTEHDKKCEYCAYRGICRRF
- a CDS encoding DUF2817 domain-containing protein → MEDTTTTNTIELIKKPSNNSSAKTILIIGVFHGEEPQGESVINRYLESGNFENLNNHLHFIPCLNPWGKERGVRGNHNGVDLNRNYPTKNWIETEKDEYYSGTHAASEITTRQMTELLGDLKPDIILTLHAPLKCVNYDGPAKELAEKISELCDYPVIADLGYPTPGSFGTYCGVERNIPTITLEYDDEEANESIYKKTEKVFDWLAVY